A stretch of the Candidatus Peregrinibacteria bacterium genome encodes the following:
- a CDS encoding HNH endonuclease signature motif containing protein — MSKFEIEKSVRSKVEHTCTNVSNEVDAKQSHKSLHMKFAALGRERNRLTYELLAILPQIYNESIYKEHKCGTIYEYAGRYAGLSHSVVEKTLKLHQNLNGKPFLYEAIRTAGVHKVALVAKIATAETDEMFAKRVKEMSMPALQELSKELRTKVKMDQSTLVLVEDDLFAEARVNNDTVDEVETNWSGTSYFGKCRATQEAMTISLDPEMQFLFLQLKKKYEKESGVNLSGKQALRLMLAELNSLGVGARGRKIDGNGVDDSVRLDKDGVRVVKKSGEKGEIRQKTSVVKNFCAEKIDEMGGVSRSNHIINFIRSRIKIIDKSFFDRYVPVSTQKEILAKSNGKCEYPGCNRPYENFHHRVRFKNGGTHDSIIPVCKIHHEYAHNGLIADELIKPEEWWLNFEGENEFLYTKFRKD; from the coding sequence ATGAGCAAATTTGAAATTGAAAAATCAGTAAGAAGTAAAGTTGAGCATACTTGTACAAATGTAAGCAATGAAGTTGATGCTAAACAGAGTCATAAAAGTTTGCATATGAAATTTGCAGCTTTGGGGCGTGAGAGGAATCGCCTAACTTATGAGCTTTTGGCTATATTACCGCAAATTTACAATGAATCTATATATAAGGAACATAAATGTGGAACCATATATGAATACGCCGGGAGGTATGCTGGCTTGTCGCACAGCGTTGTCGAAAAAACTTTGAAATTGCATCAAAATCTCAATGGGAAACCATTCTTGTATGAAGCGATTCGCACAGCGGGTGTGCACAAAGTGGCTCTGGTTGCGAAGATTGCAACTGCGGAAACGGATGAAATGTTTGCAAAAAGAGTTAAGGAGATGAGTATGCCTGCTTTGCAAGAACTATCTAAAGAATTACGAACTAAAGTTAAAATGGATCAATCGACCTTGGTTTTGGTAGAAGACGATCTATTCGCTGAAGCGAGGGTAAATAATGATACTGTGGATGAAGTTGAGACTAATTGGTCTGGAACGTCTTATTTCGGAAAATGCAGGGCTACGCAAGAAGCCATGACTATTTCACTAGATCCTGAGATGCAGTTTTTGTTTTTACAATTGAAGAAAAAATATGAGAAAGAAAGTGGCGTTAATTTGAGTGGGAAACAAGCTTTGAGGCTAATGCTTGCAGAGTTGAATAGTCTGGGAGTTGGCGCCAGGGGGCGTAAGATAGATGGTAATGGAGTTGATGATAGTGTTAGGTTGGATAAAGATGGGGTTCGAGTTGTTAAGAAAAGTGGTGAGAAGGGTGAAATACGACAAAAGACTAGTGTTGTCAAAAATTTCTGCGCAGAAAAAATAGACGAGATGGGCGGAGTGTCGCGTAGTAACCATATTATTAATTTCATAAGATCAAGAATCAAAATTATTGATAAAAGTTTTTTTGATCGCTATGTTCCAGTAAGCACTCAAAAAGAGATTTTGGCTAAAAGCAATGGGAAATGTGAGTACCCCGGCTGTAATAGGCCCTATGAAAATTTCCATCATCGTGTACGATTTAAAAATGGCGGCACGCATGATTCGATAATTCCAGTTTGCAAAATACATCATGAATATGCGCATAATGGTTTGATTGCGGATGAATTGATCAAGCCTGAAGAATGGTGGTTGAATTTTGAAGGTGAAAACGAGTTTTTGTATACGAAATTTCGTAAAGATTGA
- a CDS encoding prepilin-type N-terminal cleavage/methylation domain-containing protein yields MKKILKGFSLIELLIVITIIGILAVVFLPKITSGPARARDAQRVSDVADIANAIEMYNQDNETYPGDGSWQALAPNALGIDTYFDKGTIPQDPQTGNVVSGTPGPITGSYAYRKYSDGFIVVADTETDKFTDGYMTDGVFIATPSFVGATTETGEDNVYGYWK; encoded by the coding sequence ATGAAAAAAATCTTGAAGGGATTCTCGCTTATCGAGCTTCTGATCGTCATTACTATTATTGGGATTTTGGCGGTTGTGTTCTTGCCTAAGATCACGTCCGGACCGGCTAGAGCTCGTGATGCGCAACGTGTTTCTGACGTTGCAGATATAGCTAATGCTATAGAAATGTACAATCAGGATAATGAAACTTATCCTGGAGATGGGTCATGGCAAGCGCTCGCTCCTAATGCACTTGGAATTGATACATATTTTGATAAAGGGACTATCCCTCAAGATCCACAAACTGGCAATGTTGTCAGTGGGACTCCAGGTCCAATAACAGGTTCATACGCTTACCGTAAATATTCTGATGGATTTATAGTAGTCGCTGATACAGAAACTGATAAATTCACTGATGGATACATGACTGACGGCGTATTCATAGCTACACCATCTTTTGTTGGTGCAACTACTGAAACCGGTGAAGACAACGTGTACGGTTATTGGAAATAG
- a CDS encoding prepilin-type N-terminal cleavage/methylation domain-containing protein codes for MKITNKDASHPILQRKFTSFTRRRAFSLIELLIVITIIGILAVAFLPSITSGPSRARDTQRIADMSDIALALELYYQDTGSFPLVTGAIHDASEPGLSLKTYFDNNTIPLDPSGRTYGTTTTLGRYYYKSCQSNQGYVIVANPENAKTTTNYFDHSTESTLCSANSLTGPTTTSADTNFYILYKNRN; via the coding sequence ATGAAAATCACTAACAAAGATGCTTCGCACCCTATTTTGCAACGCAAGTTCACTTCGTTCACGCGTCGCAGGGCATTCTCGCTTATCGAACTCCTAATCGTAATAACGATCATCGGCATTTTGGCCGTAGCATTCTTACCTTCTATAACTTCTGGCCCTTCTCGGGCTAGAGATACACAGAGAATCGCAGATATGTCTGACATAGCACTAGCACTTGAGCTTTACTACCAGGATACTGGGAGTTTCCCTCTAGTAACTGGTGCTATACATGACGCCTCTGAGCCAGGACTTTCCCTCAAAACATATTTTGATAATAATACAATTCCTTTAGACCCAAGTGGCCGTACCTATGGCACAACCACAACTCTTGGCAGATATTACTACAAGTCATGCCAGTCTAATCAAGGTTACGTAATAGTTGCAAACCCTGAGAATGCAAAAACAACTACAAATTACTTCGACCATAGCACTGAAAGTACTTTATGTTCAGCTAATTCGTTGACAGGTCCAACAACTACTAGTGCGGATACTAATTTTTACATACTATACAAAAATAGAAACTAA
- a CDS encoding type II toxin-antitoxin system RelE/ParE family toxin, whose protein sequence is MMKVRNIYYDEGFEKEFLNLPVHIQKKAVKAETLFKNNSFHPSLRVHKLKGKLFGAWSISVDMQYRIIFKPCDNGDILFASVGTHAIYED, encoded by the coding sequence ATGATGAAGGTAAGAAATATTTATTACGATGAAGGATTCGAAAAAGAATTTTTAAATTTACCTGTACATATCCAAAAAAAGGCTGTTAAAGCGGAAACGCTTTTTAAAAATAATTCGTTCCACCCGTCGCTTAGAGTACATAAATTAAAAGGTAAACTTTTTGGCGCTTGGAGTATTTCCGTCGATATGCAATATAGAATAATTTTCAAACCGTGCGACAATGGTGATATACTTTTCGCCAGCGTCGGGACGCATGCGATCTACGAAGACTGA
- a CDS encoding type II secretion system F family protein: MSQEVLNNPVGEEILFEIGGSGDKNSTQKFDEDLYIELTGNFFIDSYRRLDDWMKSMTTIKMKEKMTFFQLLSVTLNAGVPITKALRTIANEIKNVRLRKITLGLAKRIEKGKKLSAAMEDFPNVFNASQTGMVHAGEASGKLNEIFEKINHETEKNTKLNSRMKGAMIYPIVVMSILGIVMSLMMILVIPRIGTVFTDAGLTLPPITRGLIAFSGFMQSYWMFLLIGLAAAIFGLKVLKKTPLGQWYFDIFLINLPIFGKLFRMMAIAKFARTLSALISSGVSIVKALQIDAEAVGNEVYRKRILIAADDVAKGIPLGENLSGNEKLFPSLIVSMVAIGEQNAELSNVMDKIADYYDNEIEIMTQGISKLMEPLILIILGVSVGLLVMAIMQPIMSLTDLADTL, encoded by the coding sequence ATGTCACAAGAAGTACTAAACAATCCGGTAGGAGAAGAGATTTTATTTGAAATCGGAGGGTCCGGTGACAAAAACTCTACTCAAAAATTTGATGAAGACCTTTATATAGAACTTACCGGTAATTTTTTTATAGATTCATATCGACGACTCGATGATTGGATGAAATCAATGACCACTATAAAGATGAAGGAGAAGATGACTTTCTTCCAACTTCTTTCTGTGACGTTAAATGCCGGAGTACCTATAACCAAAGCATTACGCACAATTGCAAATGAAATAAAAAATGTAAGACTACGCAAAATCACGCTCGGGCTCGCAAAACGTATAGAGAAAGGTAAAAAGCTCTCAGCTGCTATGGAGGATTTTCCAAATGTTTTCAATGCCTCTCAGACAGGTATGGTTCATGCTGGAGAAGCTTCCGGTAAATTGAATGAAATTTTTGAAAAGATAAATCACGAGACAGAAAAAAATACAAAATTAAACTCAAGAATGAAAGGTGCGATGATCTACCCTATAGTAGTTATGAGTATTCTTGGAATAGTTATGAGTCTTATGATGATTTTGGTAATCCCACGTATTGGAACTGTATTTACGGATGCGGGACTAACGCTCCCACCTATAACTAGAGGACTTATTGCGTTTTCCGGGTTTATGCAAAGCTATTGGATGTTTTTACTTATTGGACTGGCCGCTGCCATATTCGGCCTAAAAGTACTCAAAAAAACGCCTCTAGGCCAATGGTACTTTGATATTTTCTTAATAAATTTACCTATTTTCGGAAAGTTATTTCGAATGATGGCTATAGCCAAATTCGCACGTACTCTCAGTGCACTTATTTCAAGTGGAGTCTCGATAGTAAAAGCTTTGCAAATCGATGCGGAGGCGGTTGGTAATGAAGTTTACAGAAAACGTATATTGATCGCTGCAGACGATGTTGCAAAAGGTATACCGCTCGGCGAGAACTTGAGTGGGAACGAAAAACTTTTCCCATCTCTCATCGTAAGTATGGTCGCAATCGGTGAACAAAACGCCGAGCTCTCAAATGTAATGGATAAAATCGCCGACTACTATGACAATGAAATCGAAATAATGACTCAAGGGATTTCTAAGTTAATGGAGCCACTTATCTTGATCATCCTCGGTGTTTCTGTCGGACTTCTCGTCATGGCTATCATGCAGCCTATCATGTCACTTACAGATTTGGCTGACACACTGTAA
- a CDS encoding GspE/PulE family protein yields the protein MDTVQVDTTSRIQQLQNSIIAGNIPQLVMSAIAYAIEMRSSDIHIEPSKNTIRMRYRVDGVLRRVVEYPHNIHPAVVSRIKIMSNLKIDEQRIPQDGRAHVTTEDNQEMDLRISTLPTINGEKIVMRIQSESRNIPSLEELGLEGSSFALLRKALELPNGIILTTGPTGSGKTTTLYSCLNILNKPEVNILTIEDPVEIQMDGLNQSQTHSEIDYTFASGLRTALRQDPDIIMVGEIRDKETVNIAIEASLTGHLVLSTIHTNSAVETLTRILNMGVPPFLLTATINTIISQRLVRKLCQNCKQQIEIDPTTLSMVNEALQTINVHSVGDVPPERVFYGPRGCEQCGNIGYKGRAGIYELMTMTNDLKRMVIAGANTLDMQKTAMKEGMLTLEQSGVIKALQGLTSLEEVYRVARHVQVDIEPTNNTTPDTSG from the coding sequence ATGGATACAGTTCAAGTAGATACAACATCCAGAATACAGCAACTGCAGAATTCGATTATTGCGGGTAATATTCCGCAACTAGTGATGAGTGCTATTGCGTATGCAATCGAGATGAGATCTTCAGATATACATATAGAACCTTCAAAAAATACAATTCGTATGAGATATCGTGTGGACGGAGTTCTACGTAGAGTTGTTGAATATCCACATAATATTCATCCGGCTGTCGTTTCACGTATCAAAATTATGTCGAATTTAAAAATTGATGAGCAACGTATTCCACAAGATGGGCGAGCTCACGTCACTACGGAAGATAATCAAGAAATGGATCTACGTATTTCAACTTTACCTACTATAAACGGTGAAAAGATCGTAATGCGTATTCAATCTGAATCTAGAAATATTCCAAGTCTTGAAGAACTAGGACTCGAAGGCTCGAGCTTTGCTTTGCTCCGCAAAGCACTAGAACTACCAAATGGAATCATACTAACAACAGGGCCTACCGGTTCCGGTAAAACAACTACACTTTATTCTTGTTTAAACATATTAAATAAACCGGAAGTAAATATCCTAACAATCGAAGATCCGGTGGAAATCCAAATGGATGGACTAAACCAAAGTCAAACTCATTCTGAGATTGATTATACGTTTGCAAGTGGACTTCGTACCGCTTTACGTCAGGATCCTGACATCATAATGGTTGGGGAAATCCGTGATAAAGAAACTGTAAATATTGCGATTGAGGCCTCACTTACAGGACATCTTGTATTATCTACTATCCATACAAATAGTGCGGTTGAAACTTTAACTCGTATATTAAATATGGGTGTTCCACCGTTCTTACTTACAGCAACTATTAACACAATTATCTCTCAAAGACTTGTACGTAAACTTTGTCAGAATTGTAAGCAACAAATCGAAATCGATCCAACTACACTCTCGATGGTAAATGAAGCGCTCCAAACTATAAATGTTCATTCAGTAGGAGACGTACCACCGGAAAGAGTTTTTTATGGGCCTCGCGGATGTGAACAATGTGGAAATATAGGTTACAAAGGACGAGCCGGAATATATGAATTGATGACTATGACAAATGATCTTAAGCGAATGGTTATCGCAGGAGCAAATACACTCGACATGCAAAAAACCGCAATGAAAGAAGGTATGCTTACCCTAGAACAAAGTGGGGTTATCAAAGCTCTACAAGGACTTACTTCACTCGAAGAAGTGTACCGAGTAGCGCGACATGTGCAGGTAGACATAGAACCAACCAACAATACCACTCCAGATACGTCCGGATAA
- the rplL gene encoding 50S ribosomal protein L7/L12 — protein MSEGTKEAVKLSKEEQAVIDAVEKLNIVQLNNVVKFMEEEYGISAAAPVAMAAPAGGASAGGDDEVAKSAFNVVLKDGGASKIAVIKVVKEITGLGLKEAKDIVDGAPKAVKENVPTAEAEKMKADLEAAGATVELA, from the coding sequence ATGTCAGAAGGAACTAAGGAAGCAGTAAAGCTTTCAAAAGAAGAACAAGCAGTTATCGATGCTGTTGAAAAGTTAAACATCGTGCAACTTAACAATGTAGTTAAGTTTATGGAAGAAGAGTATGGTATTAGTGCTGCTGCTCCAGTTGCAATGGCTGCCCCTGCTGGCGGCGCTAGCGCTGGTGGAGACGATGAAGTAGCTAAATCTGCTTTCAACGTCGTACTTAAAGACGGAGGAGCTTCTAAGATCGCTGTGATCAAAGTCGTTAAAGAAATAACCGGACTTGGTCTAAAAGAAGCTAAAGACATCGTAGATGGTGCTCCAAAAGCAGTAAAAGAGAATGTACCAACTGCTGAGGCTGAAAAAATGAAAGCTGACCTTGAAGCTGCAGGTGCAACTGTTGAACTTGCATAG
- the rplJ gene encoding 50S ribosomal protein L10, which translates to MPITKDKKDEILQGLIADFKGAKSVAVAKTKGLSVEEAQGFRRKLRDNNVSFKIAKKTLICIAAKEAGYDVTKDLMEGSVGLAFSQDEVTAAKLVKAQDPKKKKMELIALFLEGQFLGTKGANELADIPGKEQLLAKFVGMLNSPLASFASMLNAPLSSFARGLSEYSKSKPAEAAE; encoded by the coding sequence ATGCCAATAACAAAAGACAAAAAGGATGAGATCCTGCAAGGGCTAATAGCAGACTTCAAAGGTGCTAAATCGGTTGCTGTAGCGAAGACTAAAGGATTAAGCGTTGAAGAAGCACAAGGTTTTAGAAGAAAGCTTAGAGATAATAACGTATCATTCAAGATCGCTAAGAAAACACTTATCTGTATTGCTGCAAAAGAAGCCGGATATGATGTAACTAAGGATCTTATGGAAGGTAGCGTTGGACTCGCATTCTCTCAAGATGAAGTAACTGCTGCTAAACTTGTAAAGGCACAAGATCCAAAAAAGAAGAAAATGGAGCTTATCGCTCTATTTCTAGAAGGACAATTTTTAGGAACGAAAGGTGCGAATGAATTGGCTGACATCCCTGGAAAAGAACAACTACTTGCGAAATTCGTTGGTATGCTTAATTCTCCACTCGCAAGCTTTGCATCTATGCTTAATGCACCACTTTCATCATTTGCTCGTGGACTTTCTGAATATTCTAAGAGCAAACCTGCTGAAGCTGCTGAATAA
- the miaA gene encoding tRNA (adenosine(37)-N6)-dimethylallyltransferase MiaA: MRMIIEEIKKLIRSHLDAIPEGSVPLICIIGPTAVGKTALSIGLAQAFNAEIISADSRQVYKGMDIGTDKITPEEMDGVPHHMLDQVEPDEAFSVFDFKRIADELIPQIYERGHIPFIVGGTMLYTDAVVNNFDFDGVKPNEELRTELQKFLDENGKEALHKRLEELDTEVAKKIHANNTHYVMRAIEKMMNSNDKQNGLANEKTQGSKSCTSTSQKYERSNNYHILKIGLMRPREEIYERINSRVEKQLEDGKLEAEAKHFIDKYGKDERSITGLGYRQFVEYLNGEHTLDDVKIRLQKETRNFAKRQIGWWKKDDSIHWFDVSRNPLINNINS; encoded by the coding sequence ATGCGCATGATAATCGAAGAAATCAAAAAATTGATCCGGTCTCACCTTGATGCAATCCCAGAGGGGAGTGTTCCGCTCATCTGCATCATTGGGCCGACTGCTGTTGGCAAGACAGCCTTGAGTATTGGGCTTGCGCAAGCCTTCAACGCTGAAATCATTTCTGCAGATTCGCGCCAGGTTTACAAGGGGATGGATATTGGTACTGACAAGATTACGCCGGAAGAAATGGACGGAGTACCTCACCACATGCTTGATCAAGTCGAGCCGGATGAGGCGTTTTCGGTATTTGATTTTAAACGCATAGCTGATGAATTGATTCCACAGATTTACGAACGTGGTCATATTCCATTTATAGTAGGTGGTACTATGCTTTATACGGATGCAGTTGTGAATAATTTTGATTTTGATGGTGTAAAACCAAACGAAGAGTTGCGCACAGAACTACAAAAATTCCTCGATGAAAATGGCAAAGAGGCTCTGCACAAAAGACTTGAAGAGCTCGACACGGAAGTCGCAAAAAAGATTCATGCAAATAATACTCACTATGTTATGAGGGCGATTGAGAAAATGATGAATTCTAATGACAAGCAAAATGGCCTGGCAAACGAGAAAACCCAAGGTTCAAAATCTTGTACTAGTACGAGTCAGAAATATGAAAGGTCAAACAATTATCATATCCTCAAAATCGGGCTGATGCGTCCTCGTGAAGAAATTTATGAGCGAATCAATTCACGAGTTGAGAAGCAGTTGGAAGATGGAAAACTCGAGGCTGAAGCAAAACATTTTATAGACAAATATGGTAAAGATGAGCGCTCTATCACAGGTCTTGGCTACCGACAGTTTGTAGAATATTTAAATGGTGAACACACACTTGATGACGTCAAAATTCGTCTCCAAAAAGAAACTCGCAATTTCGCAAAACGTCAGATAGGCTGGTGGAAAAAAGACGACAGCATTCACTGGTTCGATGTAAGCAGGAACCCTCTAATCAACAATATTAATTCTTAA
- a CDS encoding MazG nucleotide pyrophosphohydrolase domain-containing protein has translation MTNFNTLVELAKKLRAEGGCPWDRKQTIESLAKCIKEESDEVQEAIDKKDHPNLKEELGDLLFSMVMMINIAAEEEHFDYTDVFKAIEEKIISRHTWVFGDDKVATAEDALALWKKNKEKESK, from the coding sequence ATGACAAATTTTAACACACTCGTAGAACTGGCAAAAAAACTTCGTGCCGAAGGTGGTTGTCCATGGGACCGGAAGCAGACTATTGAGTCTTTGGCGAAATGTATAAAGGAAGAATCGGATGAGGTGCAGGAGGCGATTGATAAAAAAGATCATCCGAATTTGAAGGAAGAATTGGGGGACTTGTTGTTTTCTATGGTTATGATGATAAATATTGCGGCAGAAGAAGAGCATTTTGACTATACTGATGTTTTCAAAGCTATCGAAGAAAAAATTATCTCTCGTCACACATGGGTTTTTGGTGATGATAAAGTCGCGACAGCGGAGGATGCACTCGCACTTTGGAAGAAGAATAAGGAGAAGGAAAGTAAATAG
- the recJ gene encoding single-stranded-DNA-specific exonuclease RecJ → MSVTGKLWNLLSEDRSAPLLKRLLEVRGIVNEEDIEAFLHDTKTLHDPFGLKDMEKAVSRVKDAINTGQKIIIFGDYDVDGISGTSVLVHTLERIGANVSYRLPHRVNNGYGLTEEFIEEFQKIGVSLVITVDCGISCKPQIDLAKEYGIDVIITDHHLIPEAFPTSAYAILHPLQKDCDYIFPYLSGSGMAFKFACALLKGYLPEAEYEKEVDQLCDLACLGTVADLVPLKGENRVIVKRGLRGIHMGRWPGIAAIKEVANITTDAGEWDADVIGYGLGPRINAAGRISEAYFALQTLLGKKEFAMKLETLNNERKEMTYKALEELEEIIAGKDKGAKIIIENSKDWHTGIIGLLAGKMAEKHKKPVIIMEDRGHELVGSSRSPEFFSMVDALSDVSDLLVSFGGHTQAAGFTIKKENLADFKKRMRKLAEDGLNVTQLKNTLDIDTLVDMSELDWSSYDMIKSMAPFGVGNKKPKFLLKDIEVRNIYCIGADKRHLRFDAFQEGPLSSGGTESRGLQVIGFNMGEYEKDLYDGRKISLVAHLDKNTWNGDTFLQLRLVDFEI, encoded by the coding sequence ATGTCCGTAACCGGAAAACTATGGAACTTACTCTCAGAAGACAGATCGGCGCCATTACTTAAAAGACTTCTTGAAGTCAGAGGTATCGTAAACGAAGAAGATATTGAAGCATTCTTACATGATACGAAAACATTGCATGATCCATTTGGCCTAAAAGATATGGAAAAAGCAGTTTCTCGTGTAAAAGATGCTATCAATACCGGTCAAAAGATCATTATATTCGGAGACTACGATGTTGATGGCATTTCAGGGACGTCTGTGTTGGTGCATACATTGGAGCGCATTGGCGCAAATGTGTCATATCGTTTACCACATAGGGTAAACAATGGATATGGCCTGACGGAAGAGTTTATAGAAGAGTTTCAAAAAATAGGCGTAAGTCTTGTAATCACTGTAGATTGTGGAATATCCTGCAAACCTCAGATAGATCTTGCAAAAGAATATGGAATAGATGTGATTATTACTGATCATCATTTGATTCCGGAGGCATTTCCAACATCAGCATATGCTATTTTGCATCCACTTCAGAAGGATTGTGATTATATATTCCCATATTTATCAGGTTCCGGAATGGCTTTTAAATTTGCATGCGCACTTTTGAAAGGTTATCTACCTGAGGCTGAATATGAGAAGGAGGTTGACCAATTATGTGATTTGGCATGTCTCGGGACAGTTGCTGATCTTGTACCTTTGAAGGGAGAAAATAGAGTTATAGTAAAAAGAGGGCTCCGTGGTATTCACATGGGACGTTGGCCGGGGATAGCAGCTATCAAGGAGGTAGCAAATATCACTACTGATGCCGGAGAATGGGATGCGGATGTTATAGGCTACGGCCTCGGGCCCCGCATAAATGCGGCCGGCCGTATATCGGAAGCTTATTTTGCACTTCAGACACTGCTCGGTAAAAAAGAATTTGCTATGAAATTAGAGACTTTGAACAACGAAAGAAAGGAGATGACTTACAAGGCACTCGAAGAGCTTGAAGAGATTATAGCCGGCAAGGACAAGGGTGCAAAAATTATTATAGAAAATTCAAAGGATTGGCATACCGGTATCATAGGTCTACTTGCCGGTAAAATGGCGGAAAAACACAAGAAACCAGTGATAATCATGGAAGATCGCGGACATGAATTAGTCGGCTCTTCTCGTTCTCCGGAATTTTTCTCGATGGTAGATGCTCTATCTGATGTGAGTGATTTACTTGTGAGTTTCGGAGGACATACTCAAGCTGCCGGATTTACTATAAAAAAAGAAAATCTTGCTGATTTCAAAAAACGTATGAGAAAGCTCGCAGAAGATGGGTTGAACGTAACTCAATTGAAGAACACTCTTGATATAGATACTTTGGTTGATATGTCTGAATTGGATTGGAGTTCATATGACATGATAAAATCAATGGCTCCTTTTGGAGTAGGTAATAAGAAGCCAAAATTCCTTCTGAAGGACATTGAGGTTCGGAATATTTATTGTATAGGCGCTGACAAAAGACATCTTCGATTTGACGCGTTTCAAGAAGGACCTCTATCTAGTGGCGGTACAGAGTCGCGTGGACTTCAAGTTATTGGATTCAATATGGGAGAATACGAAAAAGATTTATATGATGGTAGAAAAATCAGCCTTGTTGCACATCTGGATAAAAACACTTGGAATGGAGATACATTCCTGCAACTCAGGCTTGTAGATTTTGAAATTTAA
- a CDS encoding ribbon-helix-helix domain-containing protein has product MRQILNISMPLNMIKIIKKEVKEGGYASVSEFLRYLIREWQQEKLLRELNQQTKDFEAGKGIVLKSFKDLDNL; this is encoded by the coding sequence ATGAGACAAATTCTTAACATTTCAATGCCTCTCAATATGATAAAAATCATAAAAAAAGAGGTTAAGGAAGGGGGCTATGCTTCTGTAAGTGAATTTCTTCGCTATCTTATACGAGAGTGGCAACAAGAGAAGTTGCTTAGAGAATTGAATCAGCAAACCAAGGATTTCGAAGCAGGCAAAGGGATTGTTCTTAAGTCATTCAAAGACTTAGATAATCTGTAA
- a CDS encoding type II toxin-antitoxin system mRNA interferase toxin, RelE/StbE family — translation MQLTYHPKFVKQYKKLPENIKKLLQKKGGIFMHDPFDESLKTHKLKGELMNYYSFRVNYEYRVMFKFMDNDVILFYQVGTHEVYD, via the coding sequence ATGCAACTCACATATCATCCAAAATTTGTTAAGCAGTATAAAAAACTGCCTGAAAATATAAAGAAGCTACTTCAGAAGAAAGGTGGTATTTTTATGCATGATCCTTTTGACGAGAGTCTCAAAACTCACAAGCTTAAGGGGGAACTCATGAATTATTATTCATTTCGGGTTAATTATGAGTACAGAGTCATGTTTAAGTTTATGGACAACGATGTGATCCTATTTTATCAAGTAGGTACTCATGAAGTTTATGACTAA